The nucleotide window TGTCTTCTTTTTTGAAAGAACGTGTAATTGTCTTTGACACAACATATCATAGTTTTTGAAATTTGCATAAAATAAGTTAGCGAGTTAGGGGaaacaaacattttttaaatactcaGGCTTATACAAATGACTTAATTAAACagattttgttttaagaaaCCGAAAAATCCGAGTTTGTAATGCATAGTTCGACTGTGTATATATTGAATATctgttaaaaaaacaatttaaatttccaatttcaaatatataagatattgattagattaaaaaaactattatcttatctttaagatattagttatatttaaagatattatctaaaaattaagaatttatttaCTCTTTTAAGATTAGGATGATAGATTTATAAATAGATAGATTTTCATGAGATGAGAAAAATCTCTAACCTCTTGAGAGAATATCACCTTAAGTGAAGTGTCCAAatcaagttaaaataaataaatttgtgttaTGGATGTAGCATGAGGAGtttgtattttcttatttttttgatgGTGTTACCTTTCTAATTTTATGGTGTATTTTCTTATCATTATATGTAAAGGAATGCATTTTTTTCCAACAATATCAATATATCATGTTCAACGTtagttattttttgtcattttattatGATGCATGTGTATTTTGGTTCCTGAATAAATTTGtgataaaatttagtttttcaatttttaattattacaatcaagcttttttttttttacttaaaattcttaaaattttgctTTTCCCTTGAATAAGTAAAGGTGCTGAGTGAATTTGcgatataaaatgatttaaaaaggcttaaaagttaaaagtaaaatattaataaattttaaaagattttgtaAGTGAGAGATAACTGTTTCAAAGATtcgaatatttttaatttttttatttctaagaaGAGTATGATATTTTGACTCAATGAATGATTTGTTTTAGCGTTGAGGTCAACTCTTGTTGTCGCCAGGACAATTCCAATTCCATAGGGTGTCAAGTTCGAATCCGATAGAAgagcataaaataaataataaaaaaaaaactcttgttGGCTAAATGAGATAACTTTAGAATCATTTAACGGGTTGAATCCATGAAAATTTTGAGAACAAGAtgagaaatgaaaattatacaGATAACAAAATATAGGTAAATTTTgttataacaattaaaaaataaaaatttaattatcataattaaacatatttatggaaatattataatcattactgaaatattataattaaataatcatttagcgtattttttaacatatttttattactaattgatatttattgaaattacaaaaatttatagTTGTTGTCTTATTTAATGACTAATGATTATctctcttattttatatttttttttagaatttttataattactaaaCAATGTGttactaattaatattatgttCTAGCAGAATTAGGTCAAATTTTtagtaaatatgtttttagttttttaaatttaagattctttttgttttggtttctcaattaaaaaattaattttttagtccttCCAAATTACATAATGTCGTTTTTAGTTCCCTTGAGTGAAtttcagaaactaaaaaaaaaaaagcatagtcCTATAAAATGAAGTTGAgggaccaaaattaaaattttgtgaatttgattaagagactaaaaacaaaatgtcTCAAATTGAgagggtaaaaaaaatatttgagtgAATCTCTTAAGCAAATATtggatttaaattttgtgaatataaaaaaattctcagtgtgattaatcaaatttttagtaaaaaagaatagatattttagtaaaatataacaaataaggtatttattaatatttggataaaatttgatcaaaagatcaaattgGTTCATTTCTACAGCCAttaatcttgttttattttattttctttaggtCACAGGAACGTTGCGGTTAGGAGCAAATGGTTTATATAAGAGTGGGAGAGTGGGCCGTGGAATTGGGATTGGGACCCTAAAATCCAAAATGGGACAATGGATGGAAGAATGAAGGGTaataaagagaaagataaaGGGTAAAAATGCGAACAAGACTCATAAGAATTTAAGTAGCAGCACAAcacaatgaaagaaagaatgaaagaacCAAACCACACTCCTTCCGAAGCTACTCAGAGAGAGAGATATTGTTTTGTGCTTTCTCAATGGCCACCGCACCGGCTCCGGCTCCGGCTCCGGCTCCGGCTCCGGCTCCGGCTCCGGCTCCGGTGAAGTCGCAGCCTCTGCACAACTTTGCCCTCCCCTTCTTGAAATGGGGCGCCAGCGGCAAGAACAACACCACCAACGCCGCCCACCACCACCGCTTCCGCCGTCCCTCCGATCACGCCTCCGAGCCCGACTCCTCCGACCCCGACTCCCGCCCCCACCGCCTCGGATCCAGAACCGCGCGCAACCGATTCTCACTCCCCCTCAAACCACCACCGCCGCCGCCTCCACCACAACCACCGCACGACGACGACGCCGACGACTCCGTGCAGAAGCCGTGGAAGCTACGCCCCCGCAAACCCGCGCTCCTCCCCAACAAGACCGCCCTCGAGATCGGCACCGGACCTTCCcgaaaccaccaccaccaccaccatcacgcCACCAACAACGGAGAATTCCTCGACGGCGGCGACAACAACCCGGCGCCGAAGTCGCTCCGGCTCCGCGGGTTCTCGGACACGCAGTGcagtgagaagaaggagaagaggaaGTTCTGGATCGCTCTCTCCCGTGAAGAGATCGAAGAAGACATCTTCGTCATGACGGGCTCCAGGCCCGCTCGCAGGCCCAGGAAACGGCCCAAGAATGTCCAGAAACAAATGGATGTAAGCCCGCCGCATCTCTTCACTTTCTCAACTCCTTTCAACTTTTTCatgcttttgttttttctaatttttatttatattttattttagagtgTTTTCCCTGGCTTATGGTTAGTGGGGATAACTGCTGATGCTTACAGAGTCGCTGATACACCCACCAAGGTTCTCTCTTTTTTCcaatgtttgttttttcttttttggattttgacgAGGAAACTGATACACCGTTTATGGTTTGATTTCTTGCAGAGGTGAAGAGAATTTAGGAAGGTCTTGGGAGATTGGAGGTACAGAGGCGTGGAATTTTGTAAAGAGGAAACCGAAAATGTTGGATTGGAAATTTGGAATTTAGAAACGAACCATGATGATGATGCTCATTTCCTTGCTTGTGTTGTTTTGCGGCACACTAGGGTTTTAGATGCAAGGGGCAGCTTTAGTTGATttttagtagtagtagtagtagtttaTATATTGCTATAAGGaaaggaaatatatatatatatatagattaattAATAGAGTTGAATGCAATGCAGTgataatcttttcttttcagttCAGAGCTTTTGGTTGGTTTTCTTAAGTTAATTTTCTGATGcatcaaatggtttttgatGTTTGACAGGCTTAGGGTAGCAAAGCTTGTAGTTAATTAGCCAAATCATCGGTTCAATTCGTTGGAGGCGCACTGCTTCTGCATTCTTACTCCCTAGCTCCCGAAGCGGAAATAACCCTGTTTGAGGTTGAAATTCACTGCACTGGTTGCATGCTTTTGATGCCTTTCCATATGTATATTTTGATTTCATATTGTTAATTGGTTTGATTCACACTTCCTTTTGGTTTTTGCATGATGATCTTAATCCTAACCATCTATTGGGAGAGGCTTTAAAAATAGATTGAAATTTGTTAAATCTGATTGTAACATAACCTAACCCGAGCCTGTAGTTGGGGATAATCAAGCATTATAATATGAAAGAGTCATTTTAGTGCATTGGTTTGTTTGTaaagttttgtcttttttgagttattattatttgtttgaatTGACACTGCAACGAACTTTTGCACCCTGGATGGAAGAGGAAGACGACAGGTGTAGTGTGCCCTCTCACTTGAAATTCAACACCATTGTGGATTGAAAGATACAATGCTGTTGTTTTCTCCGATGTGTTCTACATCAATCTCaataagaatttcaatttttttcgcCCCCAAtttaattttgctttttttttttcaatgtttttttgtttttttgtcaaACTGTATGATCGATGCATACTCTATTTTACATGGCAATGTTCGGCATGTATGCTGCACATAAATAGTTTGTGTCCTTGGAATATACATTTCTATTTTGTGAAAGACCTGGGGGATCATGATTCAGGATAGAGTCAGGTATTTGTGTCGTTTGTGTCTTAAGTGGTTGCCAAAGAATCtattttacatattaatttattgtcTTGTGCACTTGGGCAAATTTACTTTTTAGTAACACTGCTCGGGATACACTGATACAGCAAGGGTTTCCCTTTCTTGCTCAGGGTTTCAGTTCAATTTTTGACTTGATCATATGAATGTTTGATTTAGCCTTTTGTACATGTTTCCATTCCAtgggcattttttttaaagaaagtttGAGTGAACAGTACTGAATTGTAACGTAAAGATTCATGTATGTCGGTGTGAAGGACAGATTCACCCAGATTCCGTGTGTTTCGTTTTACTCTCTTACCATGTGTGGAggctttcaaagaaaaaaaaatacgaaatgtatatttttaaatgaaattgatttgattaatcCAGGTGATtttgatattaataaattttgatataattgttttttctaatactatgtaaatatttattgtgatttAAATGCAAAGATGGACTGCTCTCGAGTTTATCTCTGTTAGTTCTTTCCATGGAGTATGACCGGCGGCAATTCCTCTAGACAACCATGGTGCGAAAAtgtgtcctttgagacaaagcAACTTTCTCAAAATGGAGTTTGAAGATGGAAACCCTTAACTTTTGAAGATCATTGTTGAGGATTATTTTAACGAATTATGCGAGATGTGAACTGAGGCCCTTGTCATTAAACTTCTTCGTAAAAATATTGGATATCCAACTAAAGTACTAAACTCTCAAAGTTGAAGTCGTTGTAGAAACTTCAACAAGGATTTGATTTCAAGGATGTTGACCATGGATATTTCATGGTTAAGTTTGATTCCTCAAATGA belongs to Glycine soja cultivar W05 chromosome 5, ASM419377v2, whole genome shotgun sequence and includes:
- the LOC114412194 gene encoding proline-rich receptor-like protein kinase PERK9 — protein: MATAPAPAPAPAPAPAPAPAPVKSQPLHNFALPFLKWGASGKNNTTNAAHHHRFRRPSDHASEPDSSDPDSRPHRLGSRTARNRFSLPLKPPPPPPPPQPPHDDDADDSVQKPWKLRPRKPALLPNKTALEIGTGPSRNHHHHHHHATNNGEFLDGGDNNPAPKSLRLRGFSDTQCSEKKEKRKFWIALSREEIEEDIFVMTGSRPARRPRKRPKNVQKQMDSVFPGLWLVGITADAYRVADTPTKR